A DNA window from Anastrepha ludens isolate Willacy chromosome 6, idAnaLude1.1, whole genome shotgun sequence contains the following coding sequences:
- the LOC128867933 gene encoding dynein axonemal assembly factor 4 has translation MVQVTQTEEDIKIIIELNRLITRKPDVILLPQYIKFNNPPIFFERHLVNEIDELSSFCRIFKNEARLVLVKKQKGIWPEVFQKLSKDELKQKRLEISELIVERNKERDKHAIERFEQKRRSEIDKEIKRETAMRERVKQFQENARREALMVGVRKETHTKSQVTPQISAPMAAINNTNVTGQRIGTPVVRPRASIRSGGKINVSFSKYTWSTPRRESQEGIQRPFTMHNSNNDNYDAPLESHEQRDVNDLNATD, from the coding sequence ATGGTGCAAGTAACACAAACAGAAGAAgatatcaaaatcatcattgAATTGAATCGCCTAATAACGCGCAAACCGGATGTCATTCTCTTACCGCAAtacataaaattcaataatcCGCCAATATTCTTCGAACGTCATCTTGTCAATGAAATTGACGAGTTGTCCAGTTTTTGTCGCATTTTCAAGAATGAAGCGCGTCTTGTACTTGTGAAGAAGCAAAAGGGCATCTGGCCAGAAGTATTTCAGAAGCTTTCCAAAGACGAGTTAAAGCAAAAACGTTTAGAGATTTCCGAATTAATAGTCGAGCGTAATAAAGAGCGTGATAAGCATGCAATTGAGCGCTTTGAGCAAAAGCGACGCTCCGAAATCGACAAGGAGATAAAACGTGAGACGGCAATGAGAGAGCGGGTCAAACAATTTCAAGAGAATGCGCGTCGCGAAGCGTTGATGGTAGGTGTTCGCAAGGAGACACATACAAAATCACAGGTCACACCTCAAATTTCAGCACCAATGGCGGCAATCAACAACACGAACGTGACGGGCCAACGTATTGGTACGCCGGTAGTGCGACCGAGGGCGAGCATTAGGAGTGGGGGTAAAATAAATGTGAGCTTTTCGAAATATACATGGAGTACACCGAGGCGAGAGTCACAGGAAGGCATACAACGGCCATTTACCatgcacaacagcaacaacgacaaCTACGATGCACCATTGGAAAGTCATGAGCAGCGCGATGTGAACGACTTGAATGCAACAGATTAA
- the LOC128868260 gene encoding uncharacterized protein LOC128868260: MCSKDQYSEMKDKFKSPKLKTPKTTRARCYEQFLWQELYDEYIRYNDRLVNIKPDKANSEYFEEFCKKVPKEDIAKKERLINIYPLYSTSAITLWNNNGDITKDFKKRYTITRPVQEQTEQFG; this comes from the exons atgtgttcaaaagaTCAGTACAGTGAAATGAAagataaatttaaatcacccaaattaaaaacgccaaaaa CTACCCGAGCTCGCTGCTATGAACAGTTCCTTTGGCAGGAGCTCTACGATGAATATATCCGCTACAATGATCGTTTAGTGAACATAAAACCGGACAAGGCTAACTCCGAATACTTTGAGGAGTTTTGCAAGAAAGTACCGAAGGAGGACATCGCCAAAAAAGAGCGTTTGATTAACATTTATCCCTTGTATAGCACCAGTGCGATAACTCTATGGAATAATAATGGCGATATAACCAAGGATTTTAAGAAACGTTATACCATAACGCGTCCCGTGCAAGAACAAACGGAGCAGTTCGGTTAA